GCCTACTACTTAGCCTTCACCCTCTTCCTACCTCTCTACGGCAAGCTCTCCGATAAGCTAAGAGGCTACGCCTGGTTCACTGCGCTAGGCGCCGCCTTAACAGGGCTCCTCTGCATCGCTACCCCCGCCACCTCTAGGTTCGAGGAGCTCGTAGCCCTAAGGACTGCTCAGGGAGTAGCTTGGGCGCTAGTAGCTCCTATGGGGGCGGCCATGGCCTCCATAAGCACCATCGAGGCTTTCCGAGGGCGCGCCGTTAGCATATACAACCTGAGCGTATCTTCAGGCTACTTAGCTGGCTCTATACTAAGCGGAGCTGTATCGGAGGCCCTAGACATAGAGAGGGCGTTCATAATCGGAGGGACCTCCTCACTCATAGCCACCGGGCTGGCCATGAAGCTAAGGGGGGAGGTAAGGCTAGGGGGCAGGGCTGAGGCGAGGAGTAGGCTTAGGGAGGCGAGGGTGGTCTACGTAGGCTTCTTCCTACGCAACGCTGGCGCCACGGGGGTATGGGCGCTGCTACCAATATACCTAGCCAGCCTAGGGGCCTCGGAGCTATGGATAGGCATTCTCTACGCAGTAAACATGGTCTCTCAGACGGCCTTAATGAGGCACGTAGGCCGCCTAACCGATAAGATCGGCCGGAAGCCTGTATTCGTGCTCGGCCTCTTCGCCTCCTCAGCGGTATTCCTCATTTACGGGCTATCTACCCACTACTTATGGATACTGCCCGCCCACGTCTTGCTAGGATTAGCTTGGTGCTCCCTCATAACAGCCTCTACTGCCTACGTAGGGGACCGGGCCCCGTTAGAGGCTCAGGGGGCAGCCATGAGCCTCCTCTTCACCACGACCGGGCTCGCCTGGATCGCTGGCTCAGGCCTAGCAGCTGCGCTCGTTGACTTCGTTGGGCTGCGCAACTACATGCTCATAGCTGCGCTGCTCTCAGCCGTAGGGGGGGCCTACGCAGTCTGGTTCATGGAGCCTAGGCTAAGGGCGAGGCCTAAGACAAGCTGTCGAGGAGGCAGTAGGCGCTGAGGGCTTACTAGAGGCTAGCCGCCTCAGCAAAGATACTTAGGCTACGCGTAGGAATTAAGCGCCACGCC
The nucleotide sequence above comes from Candidatus Nezhaarchaeota archaeon. Encoded proteins:
- a CDS encoding MFS transporter; its protein translation is MPSPLAYLLYLEAWGALRRTGVFFATFFLSSLTTYVAMVLTPLYALRLTQSLPLISLLTTAYYLAFTLFLPLYGKLSDKLRGYAWFTALGAALTGLLCIATPATSRFEELVALRTAQGVAWALVAPMGAAMASISTIEAFRGRAVSIYNLSVSSGYLAGSILSGAVSEALDIERAFIIGGTSSLIATGLAMKLRGEVRLGGRAEARSRLREARVVYVGFFLRNAGATGVWALLPIYLASLGASELWIGILYAVNMVSQTALMRHVGRLTDKIGRKPVFVLGLFASSAVFLIYGLSTHYLWILPAHVLLGLAWCSLITASTAYVGDRAPLEAQGAAMSLLFTTTGLAWIAGSGLAAALVDFVGLRNYMLIAALLSAVGGAYAVWFMEPRLRARPKTSCRGGSRR